One segment of Belonocnema kinseyi isolate 2016_QV_RU_SX_M_011 chromosome 7, B_treatae_v1, whole genome shotgun sequence DNA contains the following:
- the LOC117176787 gene encoding uncharacterized protein LOC117176787 yields MGFHRGLPKRTEVIRVQIQENRCLPLTIVAIRISVKHLPKARKSLRRRLQDRFEDDYSTGNSSFGKETKGPEKKDCSGNSGSGRSWHNLSFGNVRTDSRKALQNGAERISKTISNVKVTFGNISQRFKISTRRRHRLEEQFTPDGSAAKSATPQTRSRHLLGRTPTKLYSPFGIESPRRAWGAWGKENFPSDSKSSEKSFKDTKQKRFFSLPKLTGFRNLR; encoded by the exons ATGGGGTTCCACCGGGGACTGCCGAAAAGAACCGAAGTTATCCGAGTTCAAATTCAAGAAAACCGTTGTTTGCCACTGACCATCGTTGCCATCCGCATATCCGTCAAAC ATCTTCCCAAAGCACGAAAGAGTTTAAGAAGAAGACTGCAGGATCGTTTTGAAGATGACTATTCAACTGGGAATAGTTCGTTTGGAAAGGAAACGAAGGGAcctgaaaaaaaagattgttcTGGTAATTCTGGATCGGGAAGAAGCTGGCACAACTTGAGTTTTGGAAATGTCAGAACTGATTCCAGGAAAGCTTTGCAGAACGGAGCTGAAAGGATTTCGAAAACTATTTCTAACGTTAAGGTTACTTTTGGCAATATCTCGCAG AGATTCAAAATATCTACACGCAGGCGTCATAGATTAGAAGAACAGTTTACTCCAGATGGGAGTGCTGCAAAATCTGCAACCCCCCAGACTCGATCCCGTCACTTACTGGGACGAACACCCACAAAGTTGTACAGTCCTTTTGGCATTGAATCTCCAAGGCGTGCTTGGGGGGCTTGGGGTAAAGAAAACTTCCCATCAGATTCTAAAAgctctgaaaaatcttttaaggaCACTAAGCAAAAAAGATTCTTTAGTCTCCCCAAACTAACTGGTTTTCGCAATTTAAGATAA